A genomic stretch from Bradyrhizobium quebecense includes:
- a CDS encoding NAD(P)-binding protein, translating into MGAVKTVFIVGGGIGGLTVAHALLQIGASTRVIEVGDKRDRIGTQITLLGNTLLALAELGLVDACLEGGLGWDFVSVRDGAGTILSEQSTPRIWDADRPGALGIMRPRLGQILEDFATKGGAKIDSTQPSPELIRTMEG; encoded by the coding sequence ATGGGCGCGGTGAAGACGGTTTTCATCGTGGGTGGCGGAATTGGCGGTTTGACGGTGGCCCATGCGCTTCTACAGATCGGCGCATCCACCAGAGTCATTGAAGTGGGAGACAAGCGTGACCGGATCGGCACCCAAATTACGCTACTGGGGAACACCTTGCTGGCACTCGCCGAACTGGGATTGGTGGATGCGTGTCTTGAAGGTGGCCTTGGTTGGGACTTCGTGTCGGTGCGCGATGGCGCAGGAACGATTCTGAGCGAACAGTCCACCCCAAGAATTTGGGACGCCGATCGTCCTGGCGCACTGGGAATCATGCGGCCACGTCTGGGACAGATCCTGGAAGACTTTGCGACGAAGGGCGGCGCGAAGATTGATTCAACACAACCGTCACCCGAATTGATCAGGACGATGGAGGGGTGA
- a CDS encoding FAD-dependent monooxygenase yields the protein MPAPWHRGRVVLLGDAAHSLTPQMTSGGGMAIEDALVLAQELDRNDDL from the coding sequence ATGCCAGCCCCCTGGCATCGTGGCCGTGTCGTGCTATTGGGCGACGCGGCCCATTCGTTGACGCCGCAAATGACATCCGGCGGCGGTATGGCAATCGAGGATGCACTGGTTCTTGCCCAGGAACTGGATCGCAACGACGACTTGTAG